A section of the Humulus lupulus chromosome 2, drHumLupu1.1, whole genome shotgun sequence genome encodes:
- the LOC133816665 gene encoding protein DMP2, with translation MGTETTSLTTNVKNKTFSGVGNLIKLLPTGTVFLFQFLNPVLTNNGSCSAVNKSLDAVLVVLCAFSCCFACFTDSYVDSDGNIHYGVITATGIWPTTATDSGSVDLSKYKLRFGDFVHAFFSVTVFAGLSLLDSNTVRCFYPQFLSEQKILLQVLPPVIGVISGGVFMLFPNSRHGIGYPSPSTSTSTSSIES, from the coding sequence atgggTACCGAAACGACGTCGTTGACCACGAACGTGAAGAACAAAACGTTCAGCGGAGTAGGAAACCTCATAAAGCTCCTCCCCACCGGAACAGTCTTCCTATTCCAGTTCCTCAACCCGGTACTCACCAACAACGGCTCTTGCTCCGCCGTTAACAAGTCTCTCGACGCCGTCCTCGTCGTCCTTTGCGCCTTCTCTTGTTGCTTCGCTTGTTTCACTGACAGTTACGTCGATTCCGACGGTAACATCCACTACGGCGTCATCACCGCCACCGGAATCTGGCCTACCACCGCCACGGACTCCGGCTCCGTCGACTTGTCCAAGTACAAGCTCAGGTTCGGGGATTTCGTCCACGCTTTCTTTTCGGTGACCGTTTTCGCAGGGCTGTCGCTCTTGGACTCCAACACCGTGAGGTGTTTCTATCCTCAGTTCTTGTCGGAGCAGAAGATTCTTCTTCAGGTGTTGCCGCCGGTGATCGGTGTCATTTCCGGTGGTGTCTTTATGTTGTTCCCTAATAGCCGCCACGGTATTGGGTACCCTTCACCTTCAACTTCAACTTCAACTAGTTCAATTGAAAGCTAA